Proteins encoded in a region of the Mycolicibacterium duvalii genome:
- a CDS encoding Vgb family protein — protein MTAPLQVALDGGPYALAAGSDGAVWVTLAHTGAIARVTEAGAVTVYPVAPDSRPAQITAGPDGALWFTRSGDDRIGRITTAGELSAFDLRPGSRPYGITTGPDGALWFTMSAADAVGRLSAEGALLAEHPVPGGPAMIVTGPDDALWVTLNEAGAIGRLTLAGALTVRDTPTPASGPVGITMTHDDAVWFTEFLADRLGRIPLDDAVQEIELPGKPHAVLADPADGVWVTLWGSGQLARVSGDGDIVTIDLPPDCEPHGLTVDAGGGVWVALEAGFVVRLPG, from the coding sequence GTGACAGCGCCGCTGCAGGTCGCCCTCGACGGGGGACCGTACGCGCTCGCGGCGGGATCCGACGGCGCGGTGTGGGTGACGCTGGCGCACACCGGTGCGATCGCGCGGGTGACCGAGGCCGGTGCGGTGACGGTGTACCCGGTCGCCCCTGACAGCCGCCCGGCGCAGATCACCGCGGGCCCGGACGGCGCGCTGTGGTTCACCCGGTCCGGGGACGACCGCATCGGACGCATCACCACCGCCGGTGAGCTCAGCGCGTTCGACCTGCGTCCGGGCAGTCGCCCCTACGGCATCACCACCGGACCCGACGGCGCGCTGTGGTTCACCATGAGCGCGGCGGATGCGGTCGGCCGACTCTCGGCCGAGGGCGCGCTGCTCGCCGAGCACCCGGTGCCCGGCGGGCCGGCGATGATCGTCACCGGACCGGACGACGCGCTGTGGGTGACCCTCAACGAGGCCGGCGCGATCGGACGGCTGACCCTCGCGGGCGCTCTCACCGTGCGCGACACCCCTACTCCCGCTTCGGGTCCCGTCGGCATCACGATGACCCATGACGATGCCGTGTGGTTCACCGAGTTCCTCGCCGACCGGCTCGGCCGAATCCCGCTCGATGACGCGGTCCAGGAGATCGAACTGCCCGGCAAGCCGCACGCCGTGCTCGCCGATCCGGCCGACGGCGTGTGGGTGACCCTGTGGGGCTCCGGCCAACTTGCCCGGGTCAGCGGAGACGGCGACATCGTGACCATCGACCTGCCGCCGGATTGTGAGCCGCACGGATTGACCGTCGATGCCGGCGGCGGGGTCTGGGTCGCCCTTGAAGCCGGATTCGTGGTGCGGTTGCCCGGCTAG
- a CDS encoding MspA family porin codes for MTVRVVLRHALAVFAIGGLLSGWLSAPAGAEPVSAPVDVPAPAEGVPPPPDGAVESTPPAVTETPDGWRLELAAKDETQSPVAPLTTALSTREYVVGGTYTGSLTGPGDGEPPAGMLEVGYEIGCGIDMSTSNGVSLTGTAGINPSIGLIGTDFISPFPEGLVPGVGANIAGGITVGLKPGLVNVVSVTKKEFTGAEPWVMVSNFRVRIDGCVGESFIRSFAFLSRTTDMSEAIVAWYGVTKKI; via the coding sequence GTGACGGTTCGGGTTGTGCTGCGACACGCCCTCGCGGTGTTCGCGATCGGCGGTCTGCTCAGTGGATGGCTCTCCGCGCCGGCCGGTGCCGAACCGGTCTCCGCACCCGTCGACGTGCCCGCCCCGGCCGAGGGCGTCCCGCCGCCGCCCGACGGGGCAGTCGAGTCGACGCCGCCCGCGGTGACCGAGACCCCGGACGGCTGGCGTCTGGAGCTGGCGGCCAAGGACGAGACCCAGTCCCCGGTAGCGCCGCTGACCACCGCGTTGTCGACCCGGGAGTACGTCGTCGGCGGCACTTACACCGGATCGCTGACCGGACCCGGCGACGGCGAGCCCCCCGCAGGGATGCTCGAGGTCGGCTACGAGATCGGCTGCGGAATCGACATGAGCACTTCCAACGGCGTCTCGCTGACCGGTACGGCGGGGATCAACCCGTCGATCGGGCTGATCGGCACCGACTTCATCTCCCCGTTCCCGGAAGGCCTGGTGCCCGGGGTGGGCGCCAACATCGCCGGCGGTATCACCGTGGGTCTGAAGCCCGGGCTGGTCAACGTGGTTTCGGTGACGAAGAAGGAATTCACCGGCGCCGAGCCATGGGTGATGGTGAGCAACTTCCGGGTCCGGATCGACGGTTGCGTCGGCGAGTCGTTCATCCGGTCCTTCGCTTTCCTCAGCCGCACCACCGACATGAGTGAGGCGATCGTTGCCTGGTACGGCGTGACGAAGAAGATCTGA
- a CDS encoding peptidase translates to MRSRRLVCAVVAVTLAATGCSTTLTGRAVSVFDDPFSVAGMPATDGPTGLRPDPEPATRAVEGTDGSDVDHIAGLAVSDVEEFWHSAYPDTFSAPFVPVAAVVSWDATRFDGIFCGDTTFALVNAAYCYPDRALGWDRSAMLPDLQRAYGDMGVAMVLAHEYGHAVSRLSGLTDDASQTLLAEQQADCFSGAYLRWVAEGNSPRFTLNTGEGLNAVLAGVIAFRDPVLYEDDLYAGVDEHGSAFERLSAFQFGFTDGPSACASIDLREIAQRRGDLPTMLGSGQTGELPVTEFSVHAFAEAINVIFAPRRPPAVRFDSRPVPCADVRPSPPVSFCPTTNSVAVDLEGLVELGGQAHLPEPHLLATGDNVAYSALVSRFMLALQHERGARLDSAAAALRTACLTGVATAKMAADPHPSGADSVVLTAGDVDEAVSGILTNGLAASDVNGDSVPAGFSRIDAFRVGVLGDTDRCFARFG, encoded by the coding sequence ATGAGGTCACGGCGACTGGTCTGCGCGGTGGTGGCCGTGACGCTCGCGGCCACCGGATGCTCGACGACGCTCACCGGGCGGGCCGTCTCGGTGTTCGACGACCCGTTCTCGGTGGCGGGAATGCCGGCCACCGACGGACCCACCGGGCTGCGTCCGGATCCCGAACCGGCAACCCGGGCGGTCGAGGGCACCGACGGCAGCGATGTCGACCACATTGCCGGCCTCGCCGTCAGCGATGTCGAGGAGTTCTGGCACAGCGCCTATCCCGACACGTTCTCGGCCCCGTTCGTCCCGGTGGCGGCGGTGGTCTCCTGGGACGCCACCCGATTCGACGGAATCTTCTGCGGTGACACCACCTTCGCTCTGGTCAACGCCGCCTACTGCTACCCCGACCGGGCGCTGGGCTGGGACCGCAGCGCGATGCTTCCCGACCTGCAGCGCGCGTACGGCGACATGGGGGTGGCGATGGTGCTCGCCCACGAGTACGGCCACGCCGTGTCCCGGCTGTCCGGCCTGACGGACGACGCGAGCCAGACCCTTCTCGCCGAACAACAAGCCGACTGCTTCTCGGGCGCGTACCTGCGGTGGGTCGCCGAAGGCAATTCGCCGCGATTCACCCTCAACACCGGCGAAGGCTTGAACGCGGTGCTGGCCGGCGTCATCGCGTTCCGCGATCCGGTGCTCTACGAAGACGACCTCTACGCCGGTGTCGACGAACACGGCTCGGCTTTCGAGAGGCTCTCGGCGTTCCAGTTCGGCTTCACCGACGGCCCGTCGGCATGTGCATCGATCGACCTGCGCGAGATCGCCCAGCGTCGCGGTGATCTGCCGACGATGCTCGGCAGCGGGCAGACCGGCGAGTTGCCGGTGACCGAGTTCAGCGTGCACGCGTTCGCCGAGGCGATCAACGTCATCTTCGCGCCACGCCGACCACCCGCGGTGCGATTCGACTCCCGTCCGGTCCCCTGCGCCGACGTCCGCCCCAGCCCGCCGGTGTCCTTCTGCCCGACGACCAACAGCGTCGCCGTGGACCTCGAGGGACTCGTGGAACTCGGCGGCCAGGCCCACCTGCCCGAGCCGCACCTCCTCGCGACAGGCGACAACGTGGCCTACTCCGCGCTGGTCTCCCGTTTCATGCTGGCCCTGCAGCACGAACGCGGCGCGCGCCTCGATAGCGCGGCGGCCGCGCTGCGCACCGCCTGTCTGACCGGTGTGGCGACCGCGAAGATGGCCGCGGACCCGCACCCGTCCGGCGCCGACTCGGTGGTGCTGACCGCCGGCGATGTGGACGAAGCCGTCTCGGGCATCCTGACCAACGGCCTGGCCGCCAGCGACGTCAACGGCGACTCGGTGCCTGCCGGGTTCTCACGCATCGACGCGTTCCGCGTCGGAGTGCTCGGCGACACCGACCGCTGCTTCGCGCGGTTCGGCTGA
- a CDS encoding ATP-dependent DNA helicase — MTDDVARLLATAVAAVGGAERPGQIAMAEAVAQAFHSGEHLAVQAGTGTGKSLAYLVPAIAHALSAEQPVVVSTATIALQRQLVDRDLPRLAEALTPALPRRPDFALLKGRGNYLCLNKIHNGSAGLPEPDDGPQSELFAPVATSALGRDVARLTEWSSSTDSGDRDDLAPGVPDRSWAQVSVSARECIGVSRCPFGTDCFAERARDRAARADIVVTNHALLAIDAIGGANVLPEHDLLVVDEAHDLVDRVTSAATAELSAPALGVAQRRAARIIGPELADRLDAAAATYSSAVFDARDGRIDVLGEEMATYLTVLRDAAHAARTAVDTAPNDPKTSAARAEASTALSEVGDTAARILDSFVPALPDRTDVVWVEHSEDAKAGRRAVMRVAPLSVSGLLRSRVFGRATAVLTSATLTIGGNFDAMASAWGLAGGDEPAVRWRGLDVGSPFDHPRAGILYVAAHLPPPGRDGTGSAEQLDEIAALIAAAEGRTLGLFSSMRAARAAAEVMRERLDSPVLCQGEDTTAALVARFAADERTSLFGTLSLWQGVDVPGPSLSLVLIDRIPFPRPDDPLLTARQRAVAARGGNGFMAVAATHAALLLAQGAGRLLRRIDDRGVVAVLDSRMATARYGGFLRASLPPFWATTDGAAVRAALRRLCAVEATATRETAAG, encoded by the coding sequence GTGACCGACGACGTCGCGCGGCTGCTGGCCACCGCGGTCGCCGCCGTGGGCGGAGCCGAACGGCCCGGCCAGATCGCCATGGCCGAGGCCGTCGCACAGGCTTTCCACAGCGGCGAGCACCTCGCGGTGCAGGCCGGCACCGGCACCGGGAAGTCCCTGGCCTACCTGGTGCCGGCGATCGCACACGCGCTGTCGGCCGAGCAGCCCGTCGTGGTGTCCACCGCCACGATTGCGCTGCAGCGTCAGCTCGTCGATCGTGACCTGCCCCGGCTGGCCGAGGCCCTGACGCCGGCACTGCCCCGCCGGCCCGACTTCGCGCTGCTGAAGGGACGCGGAAACTACCTGTGCCTGAACAAGATCCACAACGGAAGCGCCGGCCTGCCGGAGCCCGATGACGGGCCCCAGTCCGAGCTTTTCGCGCCGGTCGCAACCAGCGCCCTGGGCCGCGATGTGGCCCGGCTGACGGAGTGGTCCTCGAGTACCGACTCCGGCGACCGCGACGACCTCGCGCCCGGCGTACCCGACCGGTCGTGGGCGCAGGTGAGCGTATCGGCACGCGAATGCATCGGCGTCTCGCGCTGCCCGTTCGGCACCGATTGCTTCGCCGAGCGCGCCCGCGACCGCGCCGCCCGGGCCGATATCGTCGTCACCAACCACGCGTTGCTGGCGATAGACGCCATCGGCGGGGCCAACGTCCTGCCCGAACACGATCTGCTCGTCGTCGACGAGGCCCACGACCTCGTCGACCGGGTGACGTCCGCGGCGACGGCCGAGCTGTCCGCCCCCGCGCTCGGGGTCGCGCAGCGGCGTGCCGCGCGGATCATCGGCCCCGAATTGGCCGACCGGCTCGACGCGGCTGCGGCCACCTACTCCTCGGCCGTCTTCGACGCTCGCGACGGACGCATCGACGTGCTGGGCGAGGAGATGGCGACCTACCTGACAGTGTTGCGTGATGCGGCCCACGCGGCCCGCACGGCGGTCGACACCGCTCCCAACGATCCGAAGACCTCCGCGGCGCGCGCGGAGGCGTCCACGGCGCTGTCCGAAGTCGGCGACACCGCCGCCCGCATCCTGGATTCATTCGTGCCGGCGCTGCCCGACCGCACCGACGTGGTGTGGGTAGAGCACAGCGAGGATGCCAAAGCGGGCCGTCGGGCGGTGATGCGGGTGGCGCCGCTGTCGGTGTCGGGGCTGCTACGCAGCAGGGTGTTCGGCCGCGCCACCGCGGTGCTGACCTCGGCGACACTGACCATCGGGGGTAACTTCGACGCGATGGCCTCGGCCTGGGGGCTGGCCGGTGGGGACGAACCCGCGGTGCGGTGGCGCGGACTCGACGTCGGCTCCCCGTTCGACCATCCCCGCGCCGGAATCCTCTACGTCGCAGCCCATCTGCCGCCACCCGGGCGCGACGGAACCGGGTCGGCCGAACAGCTTGACGAGATCGCGGCACTGATCGCCGCCGCCGAAGGACGCACCCTCGGACTGTTCTCGTCCATGCGCGCCGCCCGGGCCGCCGCCGAGGTGATGCGGGAGCGGCTGGACAGCCCGGTGCTCTGCCAAGGCGAGGACACCACCGCCGCACTGGTGGCCCGCTTCGCCGCCGACGAGCGCACGTCACTGTTCGGCACGCTGTCGCTGTGGCAAGGCGTCGACGTCCCCGGCCCATCACTGTCATTGGTGCTGATCGACCGCATCCCCTTCCCGCGCCCCGATGACCCGCTGCTGACCGCTCGGCAACGGGCGGTCGCCGCCCGGGGCGGCAACGGCTTCATGGCGGTGGCGGCCACCCACGCCGCGCTGTTGCTGGCCCAGGGCGCCGGCCGGCTGCTCCGCCGCATCGACGATCGCGGCGTGGTGGCCGTCCTGGACTCTCGGATGGCCACCGCCCGCTACGGCGGATTTCTGCGAGCGTCGCTGCCACCGTTCTGGGCGACCACCGACGGTGCGGCGGTGCGGGCCGCGCTACGTCGACTCTGCGCCGTCGAGGCGACGGCGACCCGGGAAACAGCGGCCGGATGA
- a CDS encoding nicotinate phosphoribosyltransferase translates to MLAAALRGGTAHRRTTFEVFARRLPDGRRYGVTAGTARLADVLQQFRFDSGMLDELAAFCDQDTLNYLADYRFAGDMDGYPEGELYFPGSPVLSVHGTFAECVVLETLTLSILNHDSAVASAAARMVSAAEGRPLIEMGSRRTHEQAAVAAARAAYLAGFAGSSNLAAQRSHGVPALGTSAHAFTLLHTTTRQDRSDWEKAAFRAQVAALGTDTTLLVDTYDITAGVAHAIEVGGPQLGAVRIDSGDLGVLARQVRRQLDSLGATGTRIVVSGDLDEFGIAALRAEPVDSYGVGTSVVTGSGAPTAGMVYKLVEVDGIPVEKRSTHKQSHGGRKQAARLAKASGTAVEEVVFPVDEPPQTPAGLIGRPLTVPLVRNGEPVADFTLAVARERVARGLTELPWNGLSLSKGDPAIPTRIVPPARAGTVR, encoded by the coding sequence ATGCTCGCCGCGGCTCTGCGAGGCGGCACCGCGCACCGGCGCACGACGTTCGAGGTGTTCGCGCGCCGGTTGCCCGACGGCCGGCGTTACGGAGTCACCGCAGGTACCGCACGTCTAGCGGATGTACTGCAACAGTTTCGATTCGACTCCGGCATGCTCGACGAGCTGGCCGCGTTCTGCGACCAGGACACGCTGAACTATCTGGCCGACTACCGGTTCGCCGGGGACATGGACGGCTACCCCGAGGGTGAGCTGTACTTTCCGGGCTCGCCGGTGCTGTCCGTGCACGGCACGTTCGCCGAATGCGTAGTCCTCGAAACCCTGACGCTGTCGATCCTCAATCACGACAGCGCCGTCGCCTCGGCCGCCGCCCGCATGGTCAGCGCCGCCGAGGGGCGACCGCTGATCGAGATGGGTTCTCGGCGCACCCATGAGCAGGCCGCCGTCGCGGCCGCCCGTGCCGCCTACCTCGCCGGATTCGCCGGTTCGTCGAACTTGGCGGCCCAGCGCAGCCACGGCGTGCCGGCGCTGGGCACCAGTGCGCACGCGTTCACGCTGCTTCACACCACAACCAGGCAGGACCGTTCGGACTGGGAGAAGGCCGCATTCCGCGCTCAGGTCGCCGCGCTGGGCACCGACACCACCCTGCTGGTGGACACCTATGACATCACCGCCGGCGTCGCCCACGCGATCGAAGTCGGCGGTCCGCAGCTCGGCGCGGTGCGGATCGACTCCGGTGACCTCGGCGTGCTGGCCCGGCAGGTTCGCCGGCAGCTGGACTCGCTCGGCGCCACCGGCACCCGCATCGTGGTCTCCGGCGATCTCGACGAGTTCGGCATCGCCGCGCTGCGCGCCGAACCCGTGGACAGCTACGGCGTGGGGACCTCGGTGGTCACCGGATCCGGCGCGCCGACGGCAGGCATGGTCTACAAACTCGTCGAGGTCGACGGCATTCCGGTGGAGAAGCGCAGCACGCACAAGCAGTCCCACGGCGGACGCAAGCAGGCCGCCCGGCTGGCCAAAGCCTCCGGCACGGCGGTCGAGGAGGTCGTCTTCCCGGTGGATGAACCGCCGCAGACCCCCGCGGGGCTGATCGGACGCCCGCTGACCGTCCCGTTGGTCCGCAACGGCGAGCCGGTCGCCGACTTCACCCTCGCCGTCGCCCGCGAGCGGGTGGCCCGGGGCCTGACCGAGCTGCCGTGGAATGGGTTGAGCCTGTCCAAGGGCGATCCGGCCATCCCGACCCGCATCGTGCCGCCGGCGCGCGCCGGCACGGTCCGGTGA
- the clpS gene encoding ATP-dependent Clp protease adapter ClpS produces MVTPAKARPGTREEHEAATGVDEDVAPDAPWVTIVWDDPVNLMTYVTYVFQKLFGYSEQHATKLMMQVHHEGRAVVSAGSRESMEADVSRLHAAGLWATLQQDR; encoded by the coding sequence ATGGTTACACCGGCGAAAGCTCGACCGGGAACCCGCGAAGAGCACGAAGCGGCCACCGGCGTCGACGAGGACGTCGCCCCCGACGCCCCGTGGGTCACCATCGTCTGGGACGATCCGGTGAACCTGATGACCTACGTGACCTATGTCTTCCAGAAGCTGTTCGGCTACAGCGAGCAGCACGCCACGAAGCTGATGATGCAGGTCCACCACGAGGGCAGGGCAGTGGTGTCGGCGGGCAGCCGGGAGTCCATGGAAGCCGATGTGTCCAGACTGCACGCCGCGGGCCTGTGGGCGACGCTGCAACAGGATCGTTAA
- a CDS encoding DUF2017 domain-containing protein, whose protein sequence is MSSMLGMLEDRASSAPVDELSEITGMRTGNAVAPQDDTMKRILPDFYRPATDHPAGTGAAESLNSALRSLHEPDIIDAKREAAQRLLQTLPAGGGKVELSEDQAGAWVTAVNDVRLALGTMLDIGPEGPDRLPPEHPLAAHLDVYQWLTVLQEYLVVCLMDSR, encoded by the coding sequence GTGAGCTCGATGCTCGGCATGCTCGAGGACCGGGCGTCGTCGGCGCCCGTGGACGAACTTTCCGAGATCACCGGCATGCGCACCGGGAATGCCGTTGCCCCACAAGACGATACGATGAAGCGGATCCTGCCCGACTTCTACCGGCCGGCCACCGATCACCCGGCGGGGACGGGTGCTGCCGAGAGCCTCAACAGCGCTCTGCGCAGCCTGCACGAGCCCGACATCATCGATGCGAAACGTGAAGCTGCACAACGTCTTCTGCAGACTCTTCCGGCCGGCGGCGGCAAGGTCGAGCTGTCCGAGGACCAGGCCGGGGCCTGGGTCACCGCCGTCAACGACGTGCGGTTGGCGCTGGGCACGATGCTCGACATCGGGCCCGAGGGACCCGACCGGTTGCCGCCCGAACACCCGCTGGCCGCACACCTCGATGTCTATCAATGGCTGACGGTGCTGCAGGAGTATCTGGTGGTCTGCCTGATGGATTCGCGATGA
- a CDS encoding P1 family peptidase produces MSGSITDVAGISVGHHHRLDDDAQMGSGWATGTTVVLTPPGTVGAVDGRGGAPGTRETDLLEPSNSVRHVDAVVLTGGSAFGLAAADGVMTWLEEQQRGVALDGGVVPIVPAAVIFDLPVGGWQRRPDAQFGYRAAESTAGDAAIGTVGAGVGARAGVLKGGVGTASVTLESGVTVGALVVVNSAGDVVDPATGLPWSAAHIEEFALVAPPTDQLVAYADRHGELSPLNTTIAVVATDAAMSKAACRRVAVAAHDGLARTIRPCHTPLDGDTVFALATGAVEVVPDPTTPASMSPELSLMTEVGAAAADCLARAVLVGVLAAEAAAGIPAYRDVLPGAFG; encoded by the coding sequence ATGAGCGGCTCGATCACCGATGTGGCCGGCATCAGTGTGGGCCATCATCACCGCCTCGACGACGATGCGCAGATGGGGTCCGGGTGGGCCACCGGCACCACGGTGGTGCTGACCCCGCCCGGAACCGTGGGTGCCGTGGACGGCCGCGGTGGCGCCCCGGGGACACGCGAGACCGATCTGCTCGAACCCAGTAACTCGGTGCGGCACGTCGACGCGGTCGTCCTGACCGGGGGCAGCGCTTTCGGGCTGGCGGCCGCCGACGGGGTGATGACCTGGCTGGAGGAGCAGCAGCGCGGTGTCGCACTCGACGGCGGCGTGGTGCCGATCGTGCCCGCCGCGGTGATCTTCGATCTGCCGGTCGGCGGTTGGCAGCGCCGACCGGACGCCCAGTTCGGTTACCGCGCGGCCGAAAGCACGGCCGGTGACGCGGCGATCGGGACCGTGGGTGCCGGGGTGGGCGCGCGTGCCGGTGTGCTCAAGGGTGGGGTCGGGACGGCATCGGTGACGCTGGAATCCGGTGTCACCGTCGGCGCCCTGGTGGTGGTCAACTCGGCCGGTGACGTCGTCGACCCCGCCACCGGATTGCCGTGGTCGGCCGCCCACATCGAGGAGTTCGCGCTGGTGGCCCCGCCCACCGATCAGCTCGTCGCGTACGCCGATCGCCATGGCGAGCTCAGCCCGCTCAACACCACGATCGCGGTGGTCGCCACCGATGCGGCGATGAGTAAGGCCGCCTGCCGGCGGGTGGCGGTCGCCGCGCACGACGGGCTGGCGCGCACCATCCGGCCGTGTCACACGCCCCTCGACGGCGATACGGTGTTCGCGCTGGCCACCGGTGCCGTGGAGGTCGTGCCGGACCCGACGACCCCGGCCTCGATGTCGCCGGAGCTGTCACTGATGACAGAGGTCGGCGCGGCGGCGGCGGACTGCCTGGCCCGTGCGGTGCTCGTCGGCGTGCTGGCCGCCGAAGCCGCCGCCGGAATACCGGCATACCGTGACGTGTTGCCCGGAGCGTTCGGGTGA
- a CDS encoding Mov34/MPN/PAD-1 family protein encodes MVAHARADHPDEACGVLAGPEGSDRPERFIAMTNAERSPTFYRFDSGEQLKVWRAMDDADEAPVVIYHSHTGTEAYPSRTDVNLASEPDAHYVLISTRDPDEHELRSYRIVDGVVTEEPVTIVEQY; translated from the coding sequence ATGGTCGCCCACGCCCGCGCGGACCACCCAGACGAGGCGTGCGGGGTGCTGGCCGGCCCGGAGGGGTCGGATCGTCCCGAGCGGTTCATCGCGATGACCAACGCCGAACGCTCGCCGACCTTCTATCGGTTCGACTCCGGTGAACAATTGAAGGTGTGGCGTGCGATGGACGACGCCGACGAGGCCCCTGTCGTCATCTACCACTCGCATACCGGCACCGAGGCGTACCCGAGCCGCACCGACGTCAATCTGGCGTCCGAACCGGACGCCCACTACGTGTTGATCTCCACCCGCGACCCCGACGAGCACGAACTGCGTAGCTATCGCATCGTGGACGGGGTCGTCACCGAGGAGCCCGTCACCATCGTCGAGCAGTACTGA
- a CDS encoding MoaD/ThiS family protein: protein MAVSVSIPTILRTHTGGEKRVTASGTTLQAVITDLEANYSGIAERLIDPANPGKLHRFVNVYVNDEDVRFSGGLDTEVSDGDTVTILPAVAGG from the coding sequence ATGGCTGTTTCTGTGTCCATCCCCACCATCCTGCGCACCCACACCGGTGGCGAGAAGCGCGTCACCGCCTCGGGGACCACGCTGCAGGCGGTGATCACCGATCTGGAGGCCAACTACTCGGGCATCGCGGAGCGGCTGATCGACCCCGCCAACCCGGGTAAGTTGCACCGCTTCGTCAACGTCTACGTCAACGACGAGGACGTGCGCTTCTCGGGCGGGCTGGATACCGAGGTCTCCGACGGGGACACGGTGACGATCCTGCCTGCCGTCGCGGGCGGCTGA
- a CDS encoding PLP-dependent cysteine synthase family protein, with translation MTRYNSLLEALGNTPLVGLQRLSPRWDDEEGLPHVRLWAKLEDRNPTGSIKDRPALRMIEDAERAGRLQPGATILEPTSGNTGISLAMAALLKGYQIVCVMPENTSVERRQLLELYGARIIFSPAEGGSNTAVAYAKELAAEHPSWVMLYQYGNPANAAAHYDGTGPELLADLPEITHFVAGLGTTGTLMGTGRFLREHVPGVQIVAAEPRYGEGVYALRNIDEGFIPELYDPDVLTTRFAVGSYDAVRRTRELVQIEGIFAGISTGAILHAALGMAAKAVKAGERADIAFTVCDAGWKYLSTGAYAGSLDDAEDALEGQLWA, from the coding sequence ATGACGCGGTACAACTCGCTTCTCGAAGCGCTGGGCAACACTCCGCTGGTCGGCTTGCAGCGGCTCTCTCCCCGCTGGGACGACGAGGAGGGCCTTCCGCACGTCCGGCTGTGGGCCAAGCTCGAGGACCGTAACCCGACCGGCTCCATCAAGGACCGGCCGGCGTTGCGGATGATCGAGGATGCCGAGCGCGCGGGACGGCTGCAGCCGGGCGCGACGATTCTGGAGCCCACCAGCGGCAACACCGGAATCTCGCTGGCCATGGCGGCGCTGCTCAAGGGTTACCAGATCGTCTGCGTGATGCCGGAGAACACCTCTGTCGAACGACGGCAACTGCTGGAGCTCTACGGTGCCCGTATCATCTTCTCGCCCGCCGAGGGCGGTTCCAACACCGCAGTGGCCTACGCGAAAGAGCTTGCCGCCGAACATCCCTCGTGGGTGATGCTCTACCAGTACGGCAACCCCGCCAACGCGGCCGCGCACTACGACGGCACCGGACCCGAGCTGCTCGCCGACCTCCCCGAAATCACCCACTTCGTCGCCGGGTTGGGCACCACCGGAACGCTGATGGGCACCGGGCGCTTCCTGCGCGAGCACGTGCCGGGCGTGCAGATCGTGGCGGCCGAACCCCGTTACGGCGAAGGCGTGTACGCGCTGCGCAACATCGACGAGGGATTCATCCCCGAGTTGTACGACCCCGACGTTCTGACCACCCGCTTCGCGGTGGGGTCCTACGACGCGGTCCGTCGCACCCGCGAACTCGTCCAGATCGAAGGCATCTTCGCCGGCATCTCCACCGGCGCCATCCTGCATGCCGCGCTGGGCATGGCAGCCAAGGCCGTCAAAGCGGGGGAGCGTGCCGACATCGCGTTCACCGTGTGTGACGCCGGTTGGAAGTATCTGTCCACGGGTGCGTACGCCGGTAGCCTGGATGACGCAGAGGACGCGTTGGAAGGGCAGCTTTGGGCATGA
- a CDS encoding rhomboid family intramembrane serine protease: MGMTGTGGHPGASGRPAAQKRPAWVVGGAIIVSFVALLWLVEITDALLGHQLDDNGIRPLETDGLSGILFAPLLHSNWEHLIANTGPALVLGFLMTLAGLSRFLLATAIIWIGGGLGTWLIGNVGAPTYHGVVLETNHIGASGLIFGWLTFLIVFGFFTRNLWEIVVGVVVLFVYGSILLGVLPGTFGVSWQGHLSGAAAGLLAAYLLSGPERKTRALRRPVRPPSLNT; the protein is encoded by the coding sequence TTGGGCATGACGGGCACCGGTGGTCACCCCGGCGCATCCGGGCGTCCGGCCGCGCAGAAGCGTCCCGCCTGGGTTGTCGGCGGAGCCATCATCGTGTCGTTCGTCGCGCTGCTCTGGCTCGTCGAGATCACCGATGCGCTGCTCGGTCACCAGCTCGACGACAACGGGATACGCCCGCTGGAGACCGACGGCCTGAGCGGAATACTGTTCGCGCCGCTGCTGCACTCCAACTGGGAGCACCTGATCGCCAACACCGGCCCCGCGCTGGTCCTCGGCTTCCTGATGACGCTGGCCGGCCTGTCGCGCTTCCTGCTGGCGACAGCGATCATCTGGATCGGCGGGGGACTCGGCACCTGGCTCATCGGCAACGTCGGCGCCCCCACCTATCACGGTGTGGTGCTCGAGACCAACCACATCGGCGCGTCCGGCCTGATCTTCGGGTGGCTGACCTTCCTCATCGTGTTCGGGTTCTTCACCCGCAACCTGTGGGAGATCGTCGTCGGCGTGGTGGTGCTCTTCGTCTACGGCAGCATTCTGCTGGGCGTGCTGCCCGGCACTTTCGGGGTGTCCTGGCAAGGGCACCTCAGCGGCGCCGCGGCCGGGCTGCTGGCCGCCTACCTGCTGTCCGGACCCGAGCGCAAGACACGCGCGTTGCGGCGCCCCGTGCGGCCGCCATCGCTGAACACGTGA